From the genome of Hyphobacterium sp. CCMP332:
AAGGCAGACACGCCCATCAGGGCAGCATCATCGGCCAGAACCGGCCGGTTCATCGTATAGAGCGCGATGTCGGTCGGGAATACGACAAGGCCGATGGCTCCGATGACACTGAAGATCAGCGCATTGCCCCGGCCGCTCAGCGCGCCGCAGAGAATGGCGCCCAGTGCGCCGCCAATCGTGAAGGAGGCATTGAACAGCGAGAGCACATTCTGATCGCCGCCCAGAACGCCGGAGGTAAAGGTCGGCATGACCGAGAATACAATCGCCGCGCCCAGCATCCAGAACCAGGCCACGCCCAGCATGGGCCGCAAAACGCGCGGATAGTCACCGGCAAAACGAAGCACACGCCAGGTCTCGCCGACAAAGTTCCAGCTCATTTTCATGTCGGGATTGGCGGCCGGAATGGATGGCAATTGCCGGATGCTGACCCAGCCCAAAATGGCAACCCCCACCAGAATGCCGCCAACAATCATCGCCCCCTGATGGGATCCGGCGAGTAATGTGCCAACCACGATCCCCAGCAGGATCGACATGTTCAGAGATCCGGAAAGGAAGGCATTGCCCGGCACCAATTCATGATCTTCCAGAAGATTGGGCAGGGCCGCATTCTTGGTCGGCGCGAAGAAGGCGGACTGCATGCCCATGAAGAACAGGGTGACCACCAGCAAAATGCCCGATTGCAGGAAAAACCCGACCGCAGCCAGCAGCATCAGCCAGATTTCCGCGAACTTCGTGAAACGTAGAATGCGCGTCCGGTCGTATTTGTCGGCCACGCGCCCGGCGATGGCAGAGAATAGGAACATGGCCAGCGTGAAGGCGGTGGCGGCCGTCGGGTTCATCCATTCCTCGCCGCGGCCAAGAAGCGTCAGCGAGCTGTAGGTCGCCAGCGAGATCAGTGAAAAGCGGAACAGATTATCGTTGAAGGCCCCCAGCGACTGGGCGACGAGCATGGGCCAGTAGCGGCGTTGACCGATCAGGCTGACAGCGATTTTTGCGCTCATGATTGCGCCTCCTCTTCAAGTTGGCGCGACCGCGCTTCAACTGTGGTTTCCAGCGTGGCCATGAAGCTGACCCCGTCAAGCTTGGGCGAGATCGGTTCCATGAATTCGATGATGGCGGTGCCGGGATGTTTGGCCCATTCCTGCTGGGCCCAGAAACAACCCAGATTGGTCGCGACCGGCACGACCGGGCGGTTCAGGCTGGTCGCGAGGCGATAGACGCCCTTGCGATAGGGTTTGCCGGTGCCGACGGGCGTGAGATGTCCTTCCGGATAGATCAGGATGGGGCGGGTTTCGTCTTGTGAGCGCGTGATGCCGTCATTCAAGGATTCGAGCGCTTTGCGGCCGCCATTATTGTTGACCACGATGGCCCCGGCGCGTTTCAGCACCCAGCCGATCAGCGGGAATTTCAGCATGTGATCCCCGACCACGAAATTTACATTGCCGGTCTTGGCGATCATCACGATGCCATCGCCCCAGGACTGGTGCTTGGCGGCGATGATGACCGCCTTGTTCTTTGGCCGCTGTCCGCGCACCTCGACCCTGATGCCGCAAATGACGCGCATCATCAGGACGACGAGGCGGCAATAGGACCGCACGCCATGCATCAGAAAGAATTTGCCGGGGATCAGGGCGAGAATGGCGCAAAGCACGCCGTACAGGCCGGAGACCGTCCAGTAGAGGATGTTGAAGATTGTCGAGCGCATGGGAAGTCTCCTTATGCGGCCTTCAGAACGGCCATGACGCCGTCGGTGAACGTATCGATGAGGTCGGTAAGGGGCGTCGTGATGCGGCCATAGAGGCGATATTCCGCCGCCTGCATGACCACGCCGAGCGCCATCGCCGATTTCAGTTCCGGATCGCCCTTGGGAATGTCGCCCGCACCCATGGCCGCCTCGATACGGCGTGCCATCAGGGAGGAGGGGTCGGCTCCGCCATCGCCGGCGCGCGCCAGCACGGTGTTGCGGGCGGTGAGGTGATAGGCGAAGGCGGCAGGGTCCTGCTCGGCCAGCTCGCAATAGGCGGTGACCATGGCGCGCACGGTCGCTTCCAGCCCGTCATGAGGCGAGACGTTCTCTTGCAGCATGGCCAGCAGATTGGCGTGGATCGCCTGGAACAATGTGTGTGCCAGCGATTCCTTGCTGTCGAAATGGCGATACATCGCCCCGTCGGAAATGTCGCACGCCCTGGCGATTTCCTTGATCGAGACGCCATCGACACCTTGTGCGGCAAACAGTTTCAACGCCGCACGCTCGATTCGCGCCTTGGTCGACCCCGGCTTTCCGGTAATACCGATACCGTCCGGGCCGCGCTCCAGAAGGGTTTTGTCGAGATAGGTTTCCATTTTTCTGGCCTCCAGAAGGGGTATGTGATCGTTCATTCACAATCTGGATAATCGACCCTGGAAAAGATTGCAAGTGAATAATCACTTACATTCTGGATATTCTCAATTTGGGTTTCTGGGAGAGGGGCTGTGATCAGGTGGACAAGCGAATTTCGCGAACTTTCCACGCCGATGGAAGCAGCAGGAAATTCGGTGCGTGCGATAAGAGTTGACCCGCAAACGAGGCCTCGGGCAATATTGG
Proteins encoded in this window:
- a CDS encoding TetR/AcrR family transcriptional regulator, encoding MNDHIPLLEARKMETYLDKTLLERGPDGIGITGKPGSTKARIERAALKLFAAQGVDGVSIKEIARACDISDGAMYRHFDSKESLAHTLFQAIHANLLAMLQENVSPHDGLEATVRAMVTAYCELAEQDPAAFAYHLTARNTVLARAGDGGADPSSLMARRIEAAMGAGDIPKGDPELKSAMALGVVMQAAEYRLYGRITTPLTDLIDTFTDGVMAVLKAA
- a CDS encoding MFS transporter translates to MSAKIAVSLIGQRRYWPMLVAQSLGAFNDNLFRFSLISLATYSSLTLLGRGEEWMNPTAATAFTLAMFLFSAIAGRVADKYDRTRILRFTKFAEIWLMLLAAVGFFLQSGILLVVTLFFMGMQSAFFAPTKNAALPNLLEDHELVPGNAFLSGSLNMSILLGIVVGTLLAGSHQGAMIVGGILVGVAILGWVSIRQLPSIPAANPDMKMSWNFVGETWRVLRFAGDYPRVLRPMLGVAWFWMLGAAIVFSVMPTFTSGVLGGDQNVLSLFNASFTIGGALGAILCGALSGRGNALIFSVIGAIGLVVFPTDIALYTMNRPVLADDAALMGVSAFIADPANWRILGDLVFAAVSAGLFVVPLQAMAQRRAPQELRGRLLSVGSILNAGAATIGNFALPAVLALTLPIPAAFLLVAAISAMIALYTLYWHRKLKQEAG
- a CDS encoding 1-acyl-sn-glycerol-3-phosphate acyltransferase is translated as MRSTIFNILYWTVSGLYGVLCAILALIPGKFFLMHGVRSYCRLVVLMMRVICGIRVEVRGQRPKNKAVIIAAKHQSWGDGIVMIAKTGNVNFVVGDHMLKFPLIGWVLKRAGAIVVNNNGGRKALESLNDGITRSQDETRPILIYPEGHLTPVGTGKPYRKGVYRLATSLNRPVVPVATNLGCFWAQQEWAKHPGTAIIEFMEPISPKLDGVSFMATLETTVEARSRQLEEEAQS